The Mariprofundus ferrinatatus DNA window GGCACGTTGGCGCTGTACAAAGTCCTCAACAATGCCCTGCAGATAGACCTTGCCCTCAACTGTTTCCACCTTGATGGTGAGGCCGGAAACCTGCTCGTCGTTCAATAGCATCGTCTTGACCTTGGTGGTGATCCATGTGTCGCTCACCATGCTTTTGATTGCAGGCTCTCCAATCAGCAACTCTGAGCGCACTGAGCGAACACCGTCTATGGACTTGGTGATATAGAGGGCCCGGTCAATATGTGACTGACTGGGCAGATGGCCGGTCAATGTGGCATTGCCTTCAATCACCTGCACGCTGACCCAGCGCGACGGCATATCCTTTTCAGCAATCAGGCGCGCATCGATTTTGGCGGTGAGTGCGGCATCATCAAACTGGGTGCCAATCTTGCGCTCATCATGGATTGAATTGGTTGCTACGGCAGTGCCTCCGACAACAGCTGTAAAGCAACCTGTCAGTGAAAACATCACTATTACTGTAAAAATAAGGCGCAGATTAAACATGTATACTCCTTGAAATATGATTATGGATATAGGTGGTCACCCGACTTCATCACCAAGTGCTTCCAGCACCGAGGCGAAGAGCAGGGGTACAATGATTTCATCAGGTCCGGTCAGCCAATAACCCTCGCCATCGGGACGGGTCAGCCGTTCAATGACATCAGTAATGGCGGATGAACTGGCTGCCGGGTCAATGATCGCTGTGGTTACATTCCCAACGCTTTTACCGACGTTGCGGGCGGCATCGAGAGCCTGCAGCAGCACACGAGGCATGACGACGCTCGAGGCAATGTTGACGATTACACCGCTGCTGCATTCGGCAAGCATGCCGGCAAGCAGCCGGAAGTCTCTGAAGCTCGAGGCGCCAAGCGATTCACCATGCGAGGCAGGGTGCATGCCGAACGCATCGGCACCAATCGCAGGGTGAACAGAGACTGGGGTACCGTAACGTTCAGCTGTTGCAATCACCGAGTATTCAAGGTGTTCGAACTCTGATTCGAGAAGCCGTTTGCCGACACTTTTCCCAATTCCCCAGTTCTCAGTGGTGCCGTAGTTGATGGCATCATTGATCAGGCAACCGGTCTCTTCGGTCAGGCAGTAACGGCCATCATTGAGCTCGCGTTCGCTCGGGGCAACCGTGTGGCCGAGTATGGCAATCTCGACATCCTGCTCCAGTGCCGCACCGGTAAGGGCAAGGCCAGTGATGATGCGCTGCTCAATGAGTCGGCAGATCAGTGGCCCCAATCCGGATTCAAGCACATGGCCGCCACAAGCCAGGATCACCTGCTTCTTGTGTCTGTGTGCGGTTACAATGGCATCACGAAGCCGAAACAGGTCTGCAGCACAGCCCAGATTCGGCAGGCTGCACAGGAAGCTCTCAAATCCGCTCCCGGCACGGTATGGGGCGGCAAAATCCATGCCGTCACTCTCCACTTTGCGTTTGGCAATGGGTACGGGTTTCATTTTGGCGAACGAGAGCGGTTTTACGGTCATGGTTTTTCTCCGAACATATGGTCATCAACGAGGGAGCAGAGAATGTGAAGGCAGGTGATATGCATCTCCTGGATTCGTGGTGTGGCGCTGTGCGGGATGTTAATATGAACGTTTACGCTGCTGCTGCGACCCAGATCACCGCCATCGCGCCCGGTCAGGGCAATGGTCTTCATGCCTATAGCGGCTGCGGCATCAGCTGCGGCTGTAATGTTGTTTGAGGTGCCACTGGTTGAGATGGCAAGAAGCAGGTCGCCGGATTTGCCGAGCGCCTCTACCTGCCTTGAGAAGACACGGTCAAATGAAAAGTCGTTGGCAATACTGGTGATTACCGAAGCATCATGGGTCAGGGCAACAGCCGGCAGCCCCTTCCGGTTAATTTCAAAGCGGTTGACCAGTTCTGCTGCGAAATGCTGGGCATCGGCTGCAGAGCCGCCATTGCCGCATGCGAGAATCTTGCCGCCGCTCTTGAGGCAATCGACAACCGCACCGGCAGCTTCCAGCAGTACTTCGGTCAACGTTTCCGTACACTGCCTGCGTAGTGCGATGCCATCTGTCATGGCCTGGTTAATCAGTTCTGGTTTCATCAGTTAATGATATCCTTCATGTGCTCGATGTGTGGCGGCACCCAGCCGGGTAAGCCTATCCTAGGGGTGACGATCATTAAATCAAAGCGGCATTGCAAACCGGAATATTGCGGATGCCGGACCAGCCAGGCTTCAGCCGCAGAGTAGAGGCGTGTGCACTTGTCCTCATCCACCGCGAGTAGTCCTGACTCTCTTGTTTTGTGCGCCTTTACCTCTACAAACAGCAGCAGGGATTCTGAGCCTGCAACAATGTCGAGCTCGCCGCGTCCGATGCGCACGTTGCGATCCAGTATCTTGTATCCGCGACGGGCCAGATAGCGGGCCGCAGCATCTTCTCCACATCGCCCCTGCGCTGTGCTCATTGTCCGGTGATCAGGTCATAGACCCGGGATTTGCTTATGCCGAGCTCTCTGGCCACAGCTTTGGCTCTGGCCGAGGGTGCAAGGGTCTGCATGGCTTCTGTTTCCAGAAGGCTGTGGATTTCGGAATCGGTAATGTCTCCCCGGTTTTTCGGCAGGGCAGGACCGATCATCAGTACAATCTCTCCGCGCGGTGCACGTTCAGAAAAATGTTCGATCAGCCTGCCTGCCGAGCCGGATACAAACTCCTCATGCAGTTTGGTCAGTTCGCGGGCCACTACCAGTTCGCGCTGCTCCTCCAGAAGAGGCATTAAATCCTTCAGGCTTTTTAGCAGGCGGTGGGGGGACTCAAGAATTACATTGGTTTCGTTCGACGCAGCAAGCCTCTGTAGTGCAGTTGTTCTCGATGAGCCGCTACGCGG harbors:
- a CDS encoding BON domain-containing protein codes for the protein MFSLTGCFTAVVGGTAVATNSIHDERKIGTQFDDAALTAKIDARLIAEKDMPSRWVSVQVIEGNATLTGHLPSQSHIDRALYITKSIDGVRSVRSELLIGEPAIKSMVSDTWITTKVKTMLLNDEQVSGLTIKVETVEGKVYLQGIVEDFVQRQRAKDLTNAVDGVTAIIDLMQIAQK
- a CDS encoding deoxyhypusine synthase family protein; translated protein: MTVKPLSFAKMKPVPIAKRKVESDGMDFAAPYRAGSGFESFLCSLPNLGCAADLFRLRDAIVTAHRHKKQVILACGGHVLESGLGPLICRLIEQRIITGLALTGAALEQDVEIAILGHTVAPSERELNDGRYCLTEETGCLINDAINYGTTENWGIGKSVGKRLLESEFEHLEYSVIATAERYGTPVSVHPAIGADAFGMHPASHGESLGASSFRDFRLLAGMLAECSSGVIVNIASSVVMPRVLLQALDAARNVGKSVGNVTTAIIDPAASSSAITDVIERLTRPDGEGYWLTGPDEIIVPLLFASVLEALGDEVG
- a CDS encoding D-sedoheptulose-7-phosphate isomerase is translated as MKPELINQAMTDGIALRRQCTETLTEVLLEAAGAVVDCLKSGGKILACGNGGSAADAQHFAAELVNRFEINRKGLPAVALTHDASVITSIANDFSFDRVFSRQVEALGKSGDLLLAISTSGTSNNITAAADAAAAIGMKTIALTGRDGGDLGRSSSVNVHINIPHSATPRIQEMHITCLHILCSLVDDHMFGEKP
- a CDS encoding YraN family protein, with amino-acid sequence MSTAQGRCGEDAAARYLARRGYKILDRNVRIGRGELDIVAGSESLLLFVEVKAHKTRESGLLAVDEDKCTRLYSAAEAWLVRHPQYSGLQCRFDLMIVTPRIGLPGWVPPHIEHMKDIIN